One region of Bdellovibrio bacteriovorus genomic DNA includes:
- a CDS encoding L-threonylcarbamoyladenylate synthase, whose product MMTPNEALAKAKTILDEGGVIGLPTETVYGLAARIDIPSAIEKIFTTKERPFFDPLIVHVASIEQAKKVTAYWGPASQALAEVFWPGPLTMILPRDPSVNLMITSGLDSVGLRMPNHPLALELLQQVGVPLAAPSANKFGRTSPTSASHVRVEFKNENVFVVDGGDCQIGIESTVLLVRHRPDKVELSILRRGHILKSDIAKVLSDKGFTFEFIEQVDKRESPGHMKHHYMPPVPLIVCLDPQRDAADVLKEVNQKINQLPDEIESIKIIKPKGGIATHAVLRLSEDPLLATREFYGKLREVAAQGPDCILFYREAHQAGERWESLFDRLNKAASLIL is encoded by the coding sequence ATGATGACGCCGAACGAGGCATTAGCAAAAGCGAAAACAATCTTGGATGAGGGGGGAGTTATTGGACTTCCCACCGAGACTGTTTACGGTTTAGCCGCTCGTATTGACATCCCTTCGGCGATCGAAAAGATCTTTACCACGAAAGAACGTCCTTTTTTTGATCCCTTGATCGTTCACGTCGCCTCTATTGAACAAGCAAAAAAAGTGACGGCCTATTGGGGGCCCGCAAGTCAGGCATTGGCCGAAGTTTTCTGGCCGGGACCCTTGACAATGATTTTGCCGCGAGATCCTTCCGTAAATCTGATGATCACGTCGGGCTTAGACTCTGTCGGATTGCGCATGCCGAATCACCCCTTGGCTTTAGAGCTTCTTCAGCAAGTGGGAGTTCCGTTGGCGGCGCCGAGTGCGAATAAGTTTGGTCGGACCTCTCCGACTTCGGCAAGCCACGTGCGTGTGGAGTTTAAAAACGAAAACGTTTTCGTTGTAGATGGCGGAGATTGCCAAATTGGTATTGAGTCGACCGTTTTATTAGTTCGTCACCGTCCCGACAAAGTAGAGCTTTCCATTTTAAGACGCGGGCATATTTTAAAGTCGGATATCGCGAAAGTTCTTAGCGATAAGGGTTTTACTTTTGAATTTATTGAGCAAGTGGATAAGCGCGAGTCGCCGGGGCACATGAAGCATCATTACATGCCTCCAGTCCCTCTTATTGTCTGCCTTGATCCTCAACGAGACGCCGCCGATGTTCTTAAAGAAGTGAATCAAAAGATCAACCAGCTTCCCGATGAGATCGAAAGCATTAAGATCATAAAACCCAAAGGTGGAATCGCGACACATGCGGTTTTGCGTTTGTCCGAGGACCCCTTGCTAGCGACGCGCGAATTTTACGGAAAACTTCGCGAAGTGGCAGCCCAAGGTCCAGACTGCATTCTATTCTATCGCGAAGCCCATCAGGCGGGTGAAAGATGGGAATCCCTGTTTGATCGTCTGAATAAAGCCGCTTCACTGATTCTGTAG
- a CDS encoding GNAT family N-acetyltransferase — protein MINSLAYTSLERVSLNLQSFYQLRLNRIHKFKPKVEIRSEVGPFEIKTVTNVDELKEALALRYEVFHREMLGKKALHGVDVDEFDFDCDHLIIKEKRSDKIVGTYRLNCSLFTQNFYSSKEFMMSNIMQQPGVKLELGRACIHKDHRRGILISLLWKGIAEYMAATEAKLLFGCATVKTDDPRDAALLTRYFEEEGRVFSNFRTRPTLAFTMPMLSYFLDEVRGPLTETQRAQAEELLPPLCRAYLKIGASLGGEPAWDREFQCIDFLTILQREDLNRTLWKKFKLDETQV, from the coding sequence ATGATCAACTCGCTAGCGTACACCAGCCTTGAGCGTGTTTCCTTGAATCTGCAGTCGTTCTATCAACTGCGCCTAAACCGTATCCACAAATTCAAACCTAAAGTTGAAATTCGCAGCGAGGTAGGCCCTTTCGAAATCAAGACCGTCACCAATGTTGACGAGCTGAAGGAAGCTCTGGCTTTACGCTATGAAGTGTTCCATCGCGAAATGCTGGGTAAAAAAGCCCTGCACGGCGTGGATGTGGATGAGTTCGACTTTGACTGTGATCATTTAATTATTAAAGAAAAGCGTTCGGACAAGATTGTGGGCACTTACCGATTGAATTGCTCTTTGTTCACTCAGAACTTTTATTCCTCTAAAGAGTTCATGATGAGCAATATTATGCAGCAACCGGGAGTGAAGCTTGAATTGGGGCGCGCGTGCATCCACAAGGATCATCGCCGTGGAATTTTGATCTCTCTTCTTTGGAAGGGGATCGCGGAATACATGGCAGCCACCGAAGCGAAGCTTCTTTTCGGTTGTGCGACGGTGAAAACCGATGATCCGCGTGATGCCGCTTTGTTAACTCGTTATTTTGAAGAAGAAGGACGCGTGTTTTCAAACTTCCGCACTCGTCCGACTTTAGCTTTCACGATGCCTATGCTTAGCTATTTCTTGGACGAAGTTCGAGGCCCTCTCACGGAGACTCAGAGAGCTCAGGCCGAAGAACTTCTTCCACCTCTTTGTCGCGCTTATTTAAAGATTGGCGCTTCTTTAGGTGGAGAGCCGGCATGGGATCGCGAATTTCAGTGCATCGATTTCTTGACGATTCTTCAGCGCGAGGATCTCAACAGAACTTTGTGGAAAAAGTTCAAGCTGGATGAGACTCAAGTATAG
- a CDS encoding Ku protein: MRSNIWKGSISFGLLNIPVSLQSAQQDRDIHFSLLDGKDLSHIQYRKINAKTGREVPYDRIVKGFEYKSGQYVVMNDTDFDRANPKATKTIDIEDFVLLDEIDTMLFEKPYYLAPQKGAEKGYFLLKEALEHTKKVAVAKIVIRTKQHLCAIMARGDYLVLELLRFAHAVKDIKEVDYMKEVNKKVNFSDRELKMAEDLIKGMTSKWKPEKYKDTYYEDLMKRIQAKVKQGKGKFVEEAPKEERVEESTNVVDLLPLLRKSIEAKNKKERTSSRAPTKRAANSSRR; encoded by the coding sequence ATGCGTTCAAATATTTGGAAGGGCAGTATCAGCTTTGGTCTTTTGAATATTCCCGTTTCACTGCAAAGTGCCCAGCAGGACAGAGACATCCACTTCTCACTTCTAGATGGAAAAGATCTTTCCCATATTCAGTATCGAAAGATCAACGCTAAAACCGGTCGTGAAGTTCCCTATGACCGTATTGTCAAAGGCTTTGAATACAAATCAGGCCAATACGTTGTCATGAACGACACGGATTTTGATAGAGCCAATCCCAAAGCAACAAAGACCATCGATATTGAGGATTTTGTTTTGCTTGATGAGATTGATACGATGCTTTTTGAAAAGCCCTACTACTTGGCTCCACAAAAAGGCGCCGAGAAAGGCTACTTCCTTTTAAAAGAAGCTTTAGAGCACACAAAAAAAGTCGCTGTCGCTAAAATTGTTATTCGTACAAAGCAACATCTTTGCGCCATCATGGCACGTGGAGATTATCTTGTCTTAGAGCTTTTGCGTTTTGCACACGCCGTGAAGGACATTAAAGAAGTCGATTACATGAAAGAAGTGAACAAAAAAGTGAACTTCAGTGATCGAGAGCTCAAGATGGCCGAAGACTTGATCAAGGGCATGACATCGAAATGGAAGCCTGAAAAATACAAAGACACCTATTACGAAGACTTGATGAAGCGTATCCAAGCCAAAGTAAAACAAGGCAAAGGAAAGTTTGTCGAAGAAGCTCCCAAAGAAGAACGCGTGGAAGAATCTACGAATGTCGTCGATCTCTTGCCACTTTTAAGAAAAAGTATCGAAGCCAAAAACAAGAAGGAAAGAACTTCTTCCCGTGCGCCGACGAAGCGTGCGGCTAACTCCAGTCGGAGGTAA
- the ligD gene encoding DNA ligase D: MPLREYVKKRDFKITSEPKSTPRRNKKAKDDTLMFVVQEHHASHLHYDFRLEFNGVLKSWAVPKGPSHDPKIKRLAVEVEDHPVSYGSFEGVIPEKQYGAGRVYIWDTGTWEPIGSVREGLKKGHLEFKLKGKKLHGQWMLLRTGRPASGSKSQWLLVKRTDEYVIPNDEVVPIEDEKGNVRRSARATSSPSKKKSASPAKRAVKEKRKVKALPEFIKPMLAELVTDVPEGTKWIHETKFDGYRTQAHFEKGKLKLFTRSGLDWTEKYPGIEKSLKQLSVANAILDGEIVVLDKEGRSDFQKLQNSLKAHDVNNLVYYVFDLLFLDGEDLRERPLIDRKELLQEVITDLNEPLIRYSDHMAGFGKDLFKEACDYQLEGIISKDQDSTYQSRRGSSWVKVKCKLHQEFVIGGYTEGTGARSSFGALLLGVYEGDQLRYVGKVGTGFTEKSIEDILKKLSRREQKTSPFDIKSPRERGTHWLKPGLVAEVTFGNWTSDKILRTAVFHGLREDKAAKEIHIEKAKPLEEVLEESPSSKKKTSKRAKSSKKQEVTEEYLRGEISNPDKILYAKEKITKLQVAKFYQDHADLILPHVKDRPLNLLRCPEGTSKQCFFQKHIAGTVPESITPVSIKEKSGTKAYLTLDSPEGLLALSQMGAFEIHVWGSRRETVEHPDLIVMDFDPGPGISWKQVVQSAEDLKQILDDLGLKSFLKVSGGKGLHVHIPVAPIYSWDQIKSFSQTLAQEMAHRNPDMYTTTISKKARDKKIFVDYLRNGRGATAVMPYSLRARDKSAVAMPIAWKDLRKIKAPDQFTLEKAIEHLKHRKVDPWKDYFKYNQKISILKPVL; the protein is encoded by the coding sequence ATGCCTCTTCGTGAGTACGTTAAAAAACGCGATTTTAAAATTACGTCCGAACCAAAATCCACGCCTCGTCGAAACAAGAAGGCCAAAGATGACACCCTGATGTTCGTGGTGCAAGAGCATCATGCGTCGCATTTGCATTATGATTTTCGCCTAGAATTTAACGGCGTTTTAAAAAGCTGGGCCGTTCCGAAGGGTCCGTCTCATGATCCAAAGATCAAACGGTTAGCGGTAGAAGTCGAAGATCATCCTGTATCGTACGGTTCTTTCGAAGGGGTGATTCCGGAAAAGCAATATGGAGCAGGTCGCGTTTACATCTGGGATACCGGTACCTGGGAACCAATCGGCAGCGTGCGTGAAGGGCTGAAGAAAGGGCATCTGGAGTTTAAGCTTAAAGGTAAAAAGCTGCATGGCCAGTGGATGCTTTTAAGAACGGGTCGTCCTGCCAGCGGCAGTAAGTCGCAGTGGCTTTTGGTTAAAAGAACTGATGAATATGTGATTCCAAATGATGAGGTCGTTCCGATTGAAGATGAAAAGGGGAATGTTCGTCGTTCAGCACGAGCGACTTCATCACCTTCAAAAAAAAAGTCGGCAAGCCCCGCCAAAAGAGCAGTCAAAGAAAAGAGAAAAGTAAAAGCGCTGCCTGAATTTATTAAGCCCATGCTCGCGGAATTAGTCACAGATGTTCCCGAAGGCACAAAGTGGATTCATGAAACAAAATTCGATGGCTATCGCACCCAAGCTCACTTTGAAAAAGGAAAGCTCAAGCTTTTCACGCGAAGCGGTTTGGATTGGACAGAGAAATACCCCGGTATTGAAAAAAGTCTTAAGCAGCTGTCGGTGGCAAACGCCATCTTAGATGGTGAAATCGTAGTTTTAGATAAAGAAGGACGCAGCGATTTTCAGAAGCTTCAAAATTCTTTGAAAGCTCACGACGTGAATAACCTTGTTTATTATGTTTTCGATTTGTTGTTCTTAGATGGTGAGGACTTAAGAGAGCGTCCTTTGATCGATCGCAAAGAACTTTTACAAGAAGTTATCACGGATCTCAACGAACCGCTGATTCGATATAGCGATCACATGGCCGGTTTCGGCAAAGATCTGTTCAAAGAGGCTTGTGATTATCAGCTCGAAGGTATCATTTCCAAAGATCAAGATAGCACTTATCAATCTCGTCGGGGCAGTTCGTGGGTTAAAGTGAAGTGCAAACTTCATCAGGAGTTCGTCATCGGCGGGTACACCGAAGGCACGGGAGCTCGTTCCTCATTTGGTGCTTTGCTTTTAGGTGTCTATGAAGGTGATCAGCTTCGTTACGTGGGAAAAGTGGGAACAGGGTTCACTGAAAAATCAATCGAAGACATTTTAAAGAAGCTATCGCGAAGGGAACAAAAGACATCTCCCTTTGATATTAAATCCCCCCGCGAAAGAGGAACTCATTGGTTAAAACCGGGCTTGGTGGCTGAAGTGACTTTTGGAAATTGGACTTCGGATAAAATTTTAAGAACGGCCGTCTTTCATGGATTGCGGGAAGATAAAGCTGCTAAAGAGATCCATATCGAAAAAGCCAAGCCGCTTGAAGAGGTTTTAGAAGAATCGCCTTCATCTAAGAAAAAAACCTCTAAGAGAGCTAAGTCTTCAAAAAAGCAAGAGGTCACAGAAGAATACTTGCGGGGTGAAATTTCTAATCCCGATAAGATTCTTTACGCGAAGGAAAAGATAACTAAACTTCAGGTCGCAAAATTTTATCAAGATCACGCGGATCTTATTCTTCCGCATGTGAAAGACCGTCCACTGAATCTTTTGCGTTGTCCAGAGGGGACATCTAAACAATGCTTCTTTCAAAAACACATCGCCGGAACGGTGCCAGAATCTATCACGCCTGTGAGTATTAAAGAAAAAAGTGGCACGAAGGCTTATCTGACTTTGGATTCACCAGAAGGTCTTCTGGCGCTTTCCCAGATGGGGGCGTTTGAAATCCATGTGTGGGGATCGCGTCGAGAGACTGTCGAACATCCAGATCTTATAGTGATGGATTTCGATCCGGGACCGGGAATCTCTTGGAAGCAGGTCGTTCAGTCCGCAGAAGATTTGAAGCAGATACTGGACGATTTAGGATTAAAAAGTTTTCTCAAAGTTTCCGGGGGCAAAGGACTGCATGTGCACATTCCCGTAGCTCCCATCTATAGCTGGGATCAAATCAAATCCTTCTCGCAAACCTTGGCGCAGGAAATGGCCCACCGAAATCCTGATATGTACACAACGACTATTTCTAAGAAAGCTCGGGATAAAAAAATATTCGTGGATTATTTGCGGAACGGACGAGGCGCGACGGCGGTGATGCCGTATTCACTTCGTGCCCGAGATAAAAGTGCCGTGGCGATGCCGATTGCTTGGAAGGACTTAAGAAAAATCAAGGCGCCTGATCAATTCACTTTAGAAAAAGCTATTGAACACCTTAAACATCGTAAGGTCGACCCGTGGAAGGACTACTTTAAGTACAATCAAAAAATCTCGATCTTAAAGCCGGTCCTATGA
- a CDS encoding phosphoenolpyruvate carboxylase, with translation MNPEQLPKELTNLVNWSVTELGKVIQSELGEKGFDRIESLRQYVKTEEGEKLHGLLKIKSDLSQLSRQDQYAIAHSFALMLELINSCESAYRTHRLREDTKIMTEEGHSFGHIIHVLTAHPTESRNPDIIYYFKKIQKLLEKHLVNEEEKDTTELFALLKITWRIPMSKQRKPTVMDEAEYIYSLALHEDVMRVFIDQTAQKLPFYIRSWVGGDKDGHPGVNEKTLLGSLQMARQFLLRWIQDKFSSFMKDLEPLAHTFGKHQSEMEHLLSLAASIRKLLTQLKKIRAGDSKKVKALQKNLDQLLADYQRFLGIESSVLYEVRLLLKIFPGLVVPLELREEASLVHEALQSPLRKSAISRMLQLLGKIASENDPRFYVRGFVLSQTESAKDLIAGVQLVEKYLGKARLPVIPLFESAHSLSSSVSIVEEFLKNSVRRKYIENLWSKKFEVMLGYSDSAKENGSFPSRFLIYSAIRELEKVIKTHGFEPVFFHGSGGSVERGGGSIQEQTEWWPHSALNTVKMTVQGEMIYRNYSSPEILRSQLDRLESARDLSQKKEDRFESPRARKDLLTLSQFVQQSYQELLKEPAFLQLIETATPYIFLKDLKLGSRPAKRQGSVDIKHLRAIPWVLCWTQTRILFPSWWGIGSFWRNLNEEGKIHYIRAFVESSLFRSYIKLLGFTLEKVELEIFAMYLHSSELPKEVAEQMVQRFTEEYEQCRLAVREITGEESLLWYRPWLETSIALRSPLIHPLNILQLIALKEKDVTLLRETVTGVASGMLTTG, from the coding sequence ATGAATCCGGAACAGTTACCAAAAGAACTCACAAATCTTGTGAACTGGTCCGTCACTGAATTAGGTAAGGTGATTCAGTCCGAACTTGGAGAAAAGGGATTTGATCGTATCGAATCTTTGCGTCAATACGTGAAAACGGAGGAGGGGGAGAAGCTACACGGTCTTCTAAAAATTAAAAGTGATCTGAGTCAGCTTTCAAGACAAGACCAGTATGCTATCGCTCATTCGTTTGCTTTAATGCTGGAGCTGATCAACTCTTGCGAGTCGGCTTATCGGACTCATCGTCTTCGTGAAGACACGAAGATCATGACCGAAGAAGGGCATAGCTTCGGTCATATCATTCATGTTTTAACGGCGCACCCCACAGAATCACGCAATCCCGATATTATTTATTACTTCAAAAAGATTCAGAAACTTTTAGAAAAACACCTGGTAAACGAAGAGGAAAAGGATACGACAGAACTTTTCGCTCTACTGAAAATCACTTGGCGCATTCCCATGTCAAAACAGCGAAAACCGACTGTGATGGATGAAGCTGAATATATTTATTCTCTGGCATTGCACGAAGATGTCATGCGGGTGTTTATTGATCAAACCGCGCAGAAGCTTCCGTTTTATATTCGCTCTTGGGTTGGCGGGGATAAAGACGGGCATCCCGGCGTGAATGAAAAGACGTTACTCGGAAGCTTGCAGATGGCGCGGCAATTTCTTTTGCGGTGGATACAAGATAAGTTTTCATCCTTTATGAAGGATCTTGAGCCTTTAGCGCACACTTTCGGTAAACACCAAAGCGAGATGGAACATTTGCTAAGCTTGGCGGCATCTATTCGCAAACTGCTGACGCAATTAAAGAAAATAAGAGCTGGTGATTCCAAAAAGGTAAAAGCATTGCAAAAAAATTTAGATCAGTTGTTGGCGGACTACCAAAGATTTTTAGGTATTGAGTCTTCGGTTTTATACGAAGTTCGACTTCTGTTAAAGATCTTCCCGGGCCTCGTAGTTCCGTTAGAACTGCGCGAAGAGGCAAGTCTTGTGCATGAAGCTCTTCAATCGCCCCTGCGAAAATCGGCCATATCACGGATGCTTCAGCTGTTAGGAAAGATCGCTTCAGAAAATGACCCGCGTTTTTACGTACGTGGTTTTGTTCTAAGCCAGACGGAAAGTGCCAAGGACCTTATCGCGGGTGTTCAGCTTGTGGAAAAGTATCTGGGAAAAGCGCGGCTCCCGGTAATTCCCCTTTTTGAAAGTGCGCATTCTTTGAGCTCGAGTGTCAGTATTGTCGAAGAATTTTTAAAAAATTCTGTTCGGCGCAAGTATATCGAAAATCTATGGTCTAAAAAATTTGAAGTGATGCTGGGATATTCAGATTCGGCAAAAGAAAACGGGTCTTTTCCATCTCGTTTTTTAATTTATTCAGCGATTCGTGAACTTGAAAAAGTAATTAAGACTCATGGTTTTGAACCTGTGTTCTTTCACGGTTCAGGTGGCAGCGTTGAGCGCGGCGGAGGAAGTATTCAAGAGCAGACCGAATGGTGGCCGCATTCTGCTTTAAATACCGTCAAGATGACCGTGCAAGGAGAGATGATTTATCGCAATTACAGCTCACCTGAAATTCTTCGCAGTCAGTTGGATCGTTTAGAGTCCGCCCGAGATCTCAGTCAAAAAAAAGAAGATCGCTTTGAAAGTCCTCGTGCTAGAAAGGATCTGCTAACGCTTTCGCAATTTGTTCAACAATCCTATCAGGAACTTTTGAAAGAGCCTGCGTTCTTGCAGCTTATTGAAACGGCGACACCGTACATTTTTTTGAAAGATTTGAAGTTAGGTTCGCGTCCGGCGAAACGACAAGGAAGTGTTGATATCAAACATCTTCGCGCCATCCCGTGGGTTCTTTGCTGGACCCAAACAAGGATTCTTTTTCCAAGCTGGTGGGGGATCGGCAGTTTTTGGAGGAATTTAAATGAAGAAGGAAAGATCCACTACATTCGGGCGTTTGTGGAGTCTTCACTTTTTCGCTCTTATATAAAACTTTTGGGCTTCACCTTAGAAAAGGTGGAACTAGAAATCTTCGCGATGTACCTGCACTCCTCGGAGCTTCCTAAAGAAGTCGCTGAACAAATGGTTCAGCGTTTCACCGAAGAATACGAGCAATGTCGACTGGCGGTACGCGAAATCACCGGTGAAGAAAGTCTTTTGTGGTATCGACCTTGGCTGGAAACCAGCATCGCGCTGCGCTCGCCGCTCATTCACCCTTTAAATATTCTTCAGCTCATTGCTTTGAAAGAAAAAGATGTCACTTTGCTTCGAGAAACTGTCACCGGTGTTGCCAGTGGCATGTTGACCACGGGATAA
- a CDS encoding lysophospholipid acyltransferase family protein: protein MENIVTGVRGVVKILVFIIIILTFLIWSFVCHFALRSPEKRLKTFSANAKFFSGLIIKAMGLKLLVKNKPADSEKFLLISNHMGFIDIMMLASCTPMVFVTSNEMRETPFLGLLTEMGGCIYVERRSRTRILEEMKTIVDTLKKGFRVVLYPEATSTNGEKVLPFKKTLMMAAAHAGVPIQPVVINFRKINGEDFTLKWRDHVCWYGDIPFATAMWRAATLKSVIGEIEFLEQIHSTPEDDRGVIAEKAHALIASKFVPVKGVPVEEQPPAEMQADPT, encoded by the coding sequence GTGGAAAATATTGTTACGGGCGTACGCGGCGTCGTTAAAATTTTAGTCTTTATCATTATCATTCTGACGTTTTTGATTTGGTCATTTGTATGCCACTTCGCTTTGCGTTCTCCGGAAAAACGTTTGAAGACGTTTTCTGCGAACGCCAAGTTCTTCAGCGGCTTGATTATCAAAGCCATGGGCTTAAAACTGCTCGTAAAAAACAAGCCTGCCGATAGCGAAAAATTTCTTCTTATCAGTAATCACATGGGCTTTATCGACATCATGATGTTAGCGTCTTGTACGCCCATGGTGTTTGTGACTTCTAATGAAATGCGTGAAACTCCATTCTTGGGTCTTCTGACTGAAATGGGCGGTTGTATCTATGTTGAACGTCGCAGTCGCACGCGCATTTTAGAAGAAATGAAAACGATCGTAGACACTCTAAAAAAAGGTTTCCGAGTCGTTCTTTATCCCGAGGCGACGTCTACTAACGGCGAAAAAGTTTTGCCATTTAAGAAAACATTGATGATGGCCGCTGCTCACGCCGGTGTGCCTATTCAACCTGTCGTCATCAACTTCCGTAAAATCAACGGCGAAGATTTCACCTTGAAATGGCGTGACCATGTTTGTTGGTATGGGGATATTCCCTTTGCTACGGCGATGTGGAGAGCCGCGACTTTAAAGTCTGTGATCGGTGAAATTGAATTCCTAGAACAAATTCATTCGACCCCCGAAGATGATCGCGGCGTGATTGCTGAAAAAGCACATGCCCTGATAGCGTCTAAGTTCGTGCCGGTAAAAGGTGTTCCTGTCGAGGAGCAGCCTCCCGCAGAAATGCAGGCAGATCCCACTTGA
- the dinB gene encoding DNA polymerase IV has protein sequence MRKIIHIDMDCFYAAVEVKFRPELKGKALGIGGPPNTRSVLTTASYEARKYGVRSAMPSSQAVRLCPHLILIPPHFDLYKNESRKVREILERFTNKIEPLSLDEAYLDVTDCQLFGGSATLIAQEIRRLIYTELNLTASAGVAPNKFLAKIASDWKKPNGQFVIRPQDVASFVKDLPVEKIFGVGKVTAQKMHDLGLHTCGDIQKYTVLELHNWFGSRAQELYDFARGEDNRAVITEWERKSLTVEETFNRDLQSLEECRRAIPTLYEDFLRRLERGQYEDRIRGIVVKLKFYDFKQTTHEEVARSVPTKEDFERLLEKAWLRRSVPVRLVGLGVRLGSQKKTSEGGDSPQLKFAI, from the coding sequence ATGAGGAAGATCATTCACATTGATATGGATTGCTTTTACGCTGCGGTGGAAGTGAAGTTTCGCCCGGAGCTTAAAGGAAAAGCCTTAGGTATTGGCGGTCCACCTAACACTCGCAGCGTCTTAACGACGGCGAGCTATGAGGCACGCAAATATGGCGTGCGCTCTGCCATGCCCTCCTCTCAAGCGGTTCGCTTGTGCCCGCACTTGATTTTGATTCCTCCTCATTTCGACTTATATAAAAACGAAAGTCGAAAAGTTCGCGAAATTCTTGAAAGATTCACGAACAAGATTGAACCGCTTTCCCTAGATGAAGCCTATTTAGATGTCACGGACTGCCAGCTTTTCGGTGGCAGTGCGACCTTGATTGCGCAGGAAATCCGTCGCCTTATTTATACGGAGCTAAATTTGACCGCGTCGGCTGGCGTTGCTCCGAATAAATTTTTAGCGAAAATCGCCAGCGACTGGAAAAAACCGAATGGGCAGTTTGTTATTCGTCCTCAAGATGTAGCGTCGTTTGTAAAAGACCTTCCGGTTGAAAAGATTTTCGGCGTGGGGAAGGTGACGGCGCAGAAGATGCACGATTTGGGTTTGCATACTTGCGGGGATATCCAGAAATACACCGTATTAGAGCTTCACAACTGGTTTGGATCGCGTGCTCAAGAGCTTTATGATTTTGCCCGTGGCGAAGACAATCGCGCTGTCATCACCGAGTGGGAACGAAAGTCTCTGACAGTTGAGGAAACTTTCAACCGGGATCTGCAAAGTCTTGAAGAGTGCCGCAGAGCCATTCCGACACTTTATGAAGATTTCTTGCGCCGCCTTGAAAGAGGACAATACGAAGACCGCATTCGTGGCATTGTGGTGAAATTGAAGTTCTATGACTTTAAACAAACTACGCATGAAGAAGTCGCAAGGTCTGTACCTACAAAAGAGGACTTTGAGCGTCTTTTAGAAAAAGCCTGGCTTCGCCGAAGTGTTCCTGTTCGCTTAGTGGGCCTTGGCGTGCGTTTGGGATCACAGAAGAAAACCTCGGAAGGTGGCGACTCGCCGCAACTCAAGTTCGCGATTTAA
- a CDS encoding mechanosensitive ion channel family protein: MLEDFQNSKMMHDLQVVAAAGGPWPWVFAFIGAILGTLVIKAILKALSPRLTYITSKTTRQLDDILATCLMKTKSWVIFIWIFIPILHAMGADDRVLSFGKAVLVFATAFQIAIWGLFAIHRWKENYLKKKTGTNPSTVSAMGIITTVLQGTLIVALLLISLSNLGVNIGALLAGLGVGGIAVALAAQNILGDMFASLSIVLDKPFEVGDFITVGPQMGTVENIGIKTTRVRSLSGEELVFSNRDLLDSRIQNFKRMWKRRVPLRFSVPHTTPLPIVRQIPGWITEIVKQQKDIELERSHLDALGTSSVEFEFVYWVQNPDFNAHMDIKQNILWGIQEKLQSQNVRLALPGQSLYVESLPEAVEKTYAENNPSNQKKIPSGPALDH, translated from the coding sequence ATGTTGGAGGATTTTCAGAACTCAAAGATGATGCACGACTTGCAAGTGGTGGCCGCTGCGGGAGGCCCGTGGCCTTGGGTCTTTGCATTTATTGGAGCCATCTTAGGAACGCTGGTTATCAAAGCCATCTTAAAAGCGCTTTCACCTCGCCTCACCTATATCACGTCTAAAACCACTCGCCAGTTAGATGATATTCTGGCGACGTGTCTGATGAAAACCAAATCGTGGGTTATCTTTATCTGGATTTTCATTCCTATTTTGCACGCCATGGGCGCTGATGATCGAGTGCTTTCGTTTGGAAAAGCCGTGCTCGTTTTTGCCACCGCTTTTCAAATCGCGATTTGGGGATTGTTTGCCATCCATCGTTGGAAAGAAAATTATTTAAAGAAAAAAACAGGCACTAATCCAAGCACTGTTTCAGCGATGGGAATTATCACGACGGTGTTGCAAGGCACATTGATTGTAGCTCTCTTACTTATCAGCTTAAGCAATTTGGGAGTGAACATCGGTGCGTTGCTTGCCGGTTTGGGTGTGGGTGGTATCGCTGTCGCGCTGGCTGCGCAGAATATTTTAGGAGACATGTTTGCCTCCCTGTCTATAGTACTGGATAAACCATTTGAAGTCGGCGACTTCATCACCGTGGGTCCTCAGATGGGCACCGTGGAAAATATTGGAATTAAAACTACGCGCGTGCGCAGCCTTTCTGGAGAAGAACTGGTTTTTTCTAACCGAGATCTTTTAGACAGCCGTATTCAAAACTTTAAACGCATGTGGAAAAGACGTGTGCCTTTACGCTTCAGCGTACCGCACACGACTCCGCTTCCGATCGTTCGGCAAATTCCCGGGTGGATCACCGAAATCGTAAAGCAACAAAAGGATATTGAACTGGAAAGAAGTCATCTTGATGCTCTTGGAACTTCTTCAGTCGAGTTTGAATTCGTTTACTGGGTGCAAAATCCCGACTTCAATGCGCACATGGATATAAAGCAAAATATTCTGTGGGGTATTCAGGAAAAACTACAGTCCCAAAATGTGCGCTTGGCATTGCCCGGACAATCTCTTTACGTTGAATCGCTTCCTGAAGCCGTGGAAAAGACTTATGCGGAAAATAATCCATCGAATCAGAAGAAAATTCCGAGCGGGCCTGCTCTGGATCATTAA